AAAGGGCTGCCCTTCCCCGTGCATGCCCTAGGGCCCGTCAATTCGACCTATGGCTACACCTCGAAGCTGATTCCATGGCTCAAGAAAAACCGTTCTCGCTTTGATGGAGCGGTGGTCAACGGACTTTGGAATTATGGGGGGCTCGCTGCCTATCGTGCGCTCTTCGGAGAGATTCCGTATCTTGTCTTCCCACATGGGATGCTTGACCCTTATTTCAAGTCGGCATACCCGCTGAAACACCTGAAGAAACTTGCCTATTGGCTTTCGGCAGAGTACCGGGTCCTAAAAGGGGCCAACTACGTGCTCTTTACCTCTCAAGCAGAGAAAGAGCTTGCCGAGAAGACCTTTCCCATCTACCGGTGGACGCCCCATATCGTTCCCTATGGGGCCGACACGCCGCGCATTCAAAAAGCGGAAGCGCTACGAGCCTTTTATGACCATGCGCCGGAGCTTAGAGGCAAACGTTTTCTACTTTTTCTGGGACGAATTCATCCTAAAAAGGGTGTCGATCTGATGCTTCAAGCCTTTGCACAAACTGCGGCGCTCGACCCCGAGTTGCATCTTGTGATCGCCGGCCCGGATCAGGTGGGATGGCGCCATGAATTACAAACTATCGTCGACAAGGCGGGCCTGACCAGCCGTGTCCATTGGCCCGGCATGCTCAAAGGAGCACTCAAATGGGGGGCGTTTTACGCCTGTGAAGCATTTATTCTGCCGTCGCACCAGGAGAACTTCGGCATCGCGGTTGCCGAGGCTCTTGCCTGTGGTAAGCCAGTGCTTCTCTCCGACCAGGTAAACATCGCGCCCGATATCAAAGCAGATAGCGTCGGTCTGGTGGAGGCTGACACCCTGGATGGAACACTGAACCTCTTCCGGCGCTGGAATGCTCTTTCCGCAGACGAACGCACGCAGATGTATAAGCAGGCTCCAATCACTTTTCGTACACGGTACGACATGAAGGAAAACGCCAAGATTATCCTGGGCCTGTTTGGCAAAGAGCTGAAGAAGCATCCCCTCAACAACTCGGAGAGCTAGTGATGGCCAGACAGATCGATTACAAGTCGACAGAGGCACTGCCTTCTGACACTACGGGCGATCCATATCTTCGCCCCGCCTTCTCTGTCGGAAACCGCCTTAAGCGCCTGGTATGGAACATTACCTGGCTGCTGCTGTATCGGCCCTCGCCTCGGCCATTTCATGCGTGGCGTAGCATGCTTCTGCGCCTCTTCGGCGCAACCATGGGGGCGCACTGCCACTTCTATCCCGGCTCGCGCGTCTGGGCTCCATGGAATCTCATCTGCGGTGAACAGGTAACCCTTGGCGACGGCGCAGAGGTCTACAACCCTTCGCCCATGACCTTTGCCTCCCACGCCATCGTCTCGCAGAATGGCTATATCTGTGGCGCAACCCACGACTACGACGATCCGGCCTTTCCCCTGGTCAGCTACCGCATGCGCCTCGGCGAATACTCCTGGATCTGTGCCCACGCCAACGTCGCTCCTGGCGTCAATGTTGGTGACGGAGCCGTCCTCGGTCTGGCTTCTACCGCTACCCGAGACATGGAACCCTGGACCGTCTACGCCGGTTCGCCCGCCGTCAAGATCAAAGACCGCAAGCGTGTCTACACCACCACGACACCCTCCGGAGACGAACGGGCATGATCTCCATCCTCATCCTGACCAAGGACGAAGAGAAGAACCTTCCCGGATGCATTGAGTCTGTCCGCTGGTCCGACGATATCCACGTCCTCGATTCCGTCTCCCGCGACAACACCCAGGCCGTCGCTCGTAAGCTCGGAGCCATCGTCACCGAGCGCCCCTTCGATAACTGGGCCGCACACCAGAACTGGGCACTCGCCAATATTCCCTTCAAGCACATGTGGGTCTTCTACCTGGACGCCGACGAACGCTGCACACCCAGCCTAAAAGACGCCCTTCTGCAAGCCGTCGCCGCTCCGGGTGAGAACGTCGCCTTCCGTATCCAGCGCCGCGACTTCTTCCTCGGCACCTGGCTCAAGCACGTGCAGACGTCGCCCTTCTACATGCGCCTCTTCCGTCCCGAGTGCATGAAGTACGAGCGCCTGGTCAATCCCGTCTCTATTCCTTCCGGCCCGGTTGCCCAGCTCACCGGATACCTCGACCACTTTCCATTCAGCAAAGGCATCGGCCACTGGATCGAACGTCATAATCAATACAGCCGCTTTGAAGCCGAACAGATCGTCGCCAACCGCCGCGCCCAGAGCGAAGAAAG
This genomic window from Terriglobus albidus contains:
- a CDS encoding glycosyltransferase; this encodes MRILHIIRTINPEAGGPAEAVRTLISYKDLGYEGEVLTQDDPNAPYLKGLPFPVHALGPVNSTYGYTSKLIPWLKKNRSRFDGAVVNGLWNYGGLAAYRALFGEIPYLVFPHGMLDPYFKSAYPLKHLKKLAYWLSAEYRVLKGANYVLFTSQAEKELAEKTFPIYRWTPHIVPYGADTPRIQKAEALRAFYDHAPELRGKRFLLFLGRIHPKKGVDLMLQAFAQTAALDPELHLVIAGPDQVGWRHELQTIVDKAGLTSRVHWPGMLKGALKWGAFYACEAFILPSHQENFGIAVAEALACGKPVLLSDQVNIAPDIKADSVGLVEADTLDGTLNLFRRWNALSADERTQMYKQAPITFRTRYDMKENAKIILGLFGKELKKHPLNNSES
- a CDS encoding putative colanic acid biosynthesis acetyltransferase, with the protein product MARQIDYKSTEALPSDTTGDPYLRPAFSVGNRLKRLVWNITWLLLYRPSPRPFHAWRSMLLRLFGATMGAHCHFYPGSRVWAPWNLICGEQVTLGDGAEVYNPSPMTFASHAIVSQNGYICGATHDYDDPAFPLVSYRMRLGEYSWICAHANVAPGVNVGDGAVLGLASTATRDMEPWTVYAGSPAVKIKDRKRVYTTTTPSGDERA
- a CDS encoding glycosyltransferase family 2 protein, giving the protein MISILILTKDEEKNLPGCIESVRWSDDIHVLDSVSRDNTQAVARKLGAIVTERPFDNWAAHQNWALANIPFKHMWVFYLDADERCTPSLKDALLQAVAAPGENVAFRIQRRDFFLGTWLKHVQTSPFYMRLFRPECMKYERLVNPVSIPSGPVAQLTGYLDHFPFSKGIGHWIERHNQYSRFEAEQIVANRRAQSEESPKVSIRSALFEKDFHKRRFHQKELFYRTPGRPLIKFLVLYLLKKGFLDGRAGFTYATLQAIYEYLIVLKTREIEYIGQL